The following are encoded together in the Kribbella voronezhensis genome:
- a CDS encoding DUF402 domain-containing protein: MLFAPGQSIVRRDVHRNGMIAAVESARVVRDDTEALVTWTASGSDCMLRGTRDGALIRRMSLAERDRTPSMLWPRPWEGRHVLIRTEPEADHSVWWFFDLEMRFEGWYVNLESPVRRWSAGTDILDHALDIVVAPDRSWSWKDEDELAERVGHPAYWTAVEADRIRAAGERIVGDIEAARFPFDGRYTDFRPDPSWEPADLPPYWDAEVASR, from the coding sequence ATGCTCTTCGCTCCTGGTCAGTCGATCGTTCGTCGCGATGTCCACCGCAATGGGATGATTGCCGCGGTGGAGAGCGCGCGGGTCGTGCGTGACGACACGGAGGCGCTGGTCACCTGGACTGCGTCCGGATCGGACTGCATGCTGCGCGGCACTCGGGACGGCGCGTTGATCCGGAGGATGTCGCTGGCGGAGCGGGACCGTACGCCGTCCATGCTTTGGCCGCGGCCTTGGGAAGGCCGGCACGTGCTGATCCGCACCGAACCCGAGGCCGACCATTCGGTGTGGTGGTTCTTCGACCTGGAGATGCGGTTCGAAGGCTGGTACGTGAACCTGGAGTCCCCGGTACGCCGCTGGTCGGCCGGGACCGACATCCTCGATCATGCGCTGGACATCGTGGTCGCGCCCGATCGCAGTTGGTCCTGGAAGGACGAGGACGAGCTGGCCGAGCGTGTCGGTCATCCGGCGTACTGGACGGCGGTCGAGGCCGACCGCATCCGAGCCGCCGGCGAGCGCATCGTCGGCGACATCGAGGCCGCCCGGTTCCCGTTCGACGGCCGGTACACAGACTTCCGTCCCGACCCGTCGTGGGAACCGGCCGACCTGCCCCCGTACTGGGACGCCGAGGTGGCGTCCCGCTGA
- a CDS encoding peptidase inhibitor family I36 protein — MTKTRITLALVAASAAAFSISLSPASATSAPASTGTAQLTQKLAAQGGQLSADGRWMRMPGGVDVSMSPAVFGDCPSGWVCLWQDGSYSGRMLKWSSSGTSIAHLSDYGFNDEMSSWANRGSHLARWWTDASFNGTHHDMPAGSSAAHGGGDTASSLKIY; from the coding sequence ATGACTAAAACCCGAATTACCTTGGCTCTCGTCGCCGCTTCGGCCGCGGCATTTTCCATCAGCCTTTCCCCGGCCTCCGCGACGTCGGCACCGGCATCCACAGGAACCGCCCAGTTGACCCAGAAGCTGGCCGCCCAGGGTGGCCAACTGAGCGCCGACGGCCGCTGGATGCGGATGCCGGGTGGTGTCGACGTGTCGATGTCCCCGGCCGTCTTCGGCGACTGCCCGTCCGGCTGGGTCTGCCTGTGGCAGGACGGCAGCTATTCCGGCCGAATGCTCAAGTGGAGTTCGTCCGGTACGTCGATCGCGCACCTCAGCGACTACGGGTTCAACGACGAGATGTCCTCCTGGGCGAACCGCGGTTCCCACCTGGCCCGCTGGTGGACCGACGCCAGCTTCAACGGCACCCACCATGACATGCCCGCCGGCAGCTCCGCCGCCCACGGCGGCGGCGACACGGCAAGCTCCCTGAAGATTTACTGA
- a CDS encoding DinB family protein codes for MDERVRPPESADERATLSGMLDFLRQTVAYKVSGLTDEQAFARPIGTTDLTAAGLVKHLTGVERFWFAIDFAAEDVDWPWTDENPHGNFRLDPDDTLTAIVADYQAECARSRAITAAHSLDTPAKSPGMTFTLRYAVTHLIEETARHLGHLDLLREATDGRTGE; via the coding sequence ATGGACGAACGAGTGCGACCGCCGGAAAGCGCGGACGAGCGGGCGACCCTGAGCGGCATGCTCGATTTTCTGCGCCAGACCGTGGCGTACAAGGTCTCAGGCCTCACCGACGAGCAAGCTTTCGCACGACCGATCGGAACCACCGACCTCACTGCGGCCGGCCTGGTGAAGCACCTGACCGGCGTCGAACGCTTCTGGTTCGCCATCGATTTCGCCGCCGAGGACGTCGACTGGCCGTGGACCGACGAGAACCCGCACGGCAACTTCCGACTGGACCCCGACGACACCCTCACCGCCATCGTCGCCGACTACCAGGCCGAATGCGCCCGCTCCCGCGCAATCACCGCCGCGCACTCCCTGGACACCCCGGCCAAATCCCCCGGAATGACCTTCACCCTCCGCTACGCCGTCACCCACCTGATCGAGGAAACCGCCCGGCACCTCGGCCACCTGGACCTCCTCCGAGAAGCCACCGACGGCCGAACCGGCGAATAA
- a CDS encoding DUF4118 domain-containing protein, which produces MRINGEVTTYRSEVLTGAVLGPLVVCALLSPFRNSFDNANAALLLVLLIVAVASFGIRPAGVVAAVSSAVWFDFFLTVPFNRLTIDDSADVEATILLVVIGAAVTEIAIWGRRQQARASRQKGYLDGVLTASHAAAQGASVKDLIDQVEAELVAVLRIDRARFVAGDKRPHAPQLNHDGSVSRGGQVLKVERDGLPTNAEIELVVQHAGTTRGRFLLTAAARITRPDLEQRLVAVALADLVGAALAGQPATP; this is translated from the coding sequence GTGCGCATCAATGGGGAGGTGACTACCTACCGCAGCGAGGTGTTGACCGGCGCAGTACTGGGTCCGCTGGTGGTCTGCGCACTGCTGAGCCCGTTCCGGAACAGTTTCGACAACGCCAACGCGGCGTTGTTGCTGGTGCTGCTGATCGTCGCCGTCGCGTCCTTCGGGATCAGGCCGGCAGGGGTGGTCGCTGCTGTCTCGAGTGCGGTGTGGTTCGACTTCTTCCTCACCGTTCCGTTCAACCGGCTGACGATCGACGACAGTGCCGACGTCGAGGCCACGATTCTGCTCGTCGTGATCGGCGCCGCGGTTACCGAGATCGCCATCTGGGGCCGTAGGCAACAAGCTCGGGCGAGTCGCCAGAAGGGCTACCTGGATGGGGTTCTGACCGCATCCCATGCCGCGGCGCAAGGGGCATCGGTGAAGGACCTGATCGACCAGGTGGAGGCGGAGCTGGTCGCAGTACTACGGATCGATCGCGCGCGATTCGTTGCCGGCGACAAGCGACCTCATGCGCCGCAGCTGAACCACGACGGTTCCGTCTCGCGAGGCGGCCAGGTGCTGAAGGTCGAGCGAGACGGGCTGCCAACCAACGCCGAGATCGAGTTGGTCGTCCAGCACGCCGGTACGACGAGGGGCCGCTTCCTGCTCACCGCGGCCGCCAGAATCACCCGCCCCGACCTCGAACAACGCCTGGTCGCCGTAGCCCTCGCCGACCTGGTCGGCGCCGCCCTCGCCGGCCAGCCCGCCACCCCCTGA
- a CDS encoding DUF6308 family protein encodes MGGKTAEEIHIGKVRIALETAVDWLRDYTDAENNKTRSSPYAYPAYDDYERDNNLPNQLTDADLLAPVLLNVGLSIRAFYGLQRIKPALNEGLASSHLQHPLADLDDLQIAATVRPLYGVLDDSQNRPRGVKATTLSKILHRKAPQCLVLHDKWVRACYVGDQAPVPRAKKRSWADYMTAITTAIANDIRDQPSEFAQLDAATDTPGRLSQVRLLDILAWKSQGNPSLAAY; translated from the coding sequence ATGGGTGGGAAAACAGCAGAAGAGATCCACATCGGCAAGGTCCGCATCGCTCTGGAGACCGCCGTCGACTGGTTACGCGACTACACCGACGCCGAGAACAACAAGACCCGCTCGAGCCCGTACGCGTACCCCGCGTACGACGACTACGAGCGAGACAACAACCTCCCGAATCAGCTCACCGACGCAGACCTCCTCGCGCCGGTGCTACTGAATGTCGGCCTCTCCATCCGCGCCTTCTACGGTTTGCAGCGCATAAAGCCTGCCCTCAACGAAGGACTTGCGAGCAGCCATCTGCAGCACCCGCTGGCAGACCTCGACGACCTACAAATCGCAGCGACGGTGAGGCCGCTGTACGGAGTACTCGACGACTCGCAAAACCGACCACGCGGCGTGAAAGCCACGACGCTCTCGAAGATCCTGCACCGCAAGGCTCCGCAATGCCTGGTTCTGCATGACAAGTGGGTCCGCGCTTGCTACGTCGGCGACCAGGCTCCAGTCCCTCGCGCCAAGAAGCGATCATGGGCCGACTACATGACCGCAATCACCACCGCGATCGCCAACGACATCCGTGACCAGCCGTCCGAGTTCGCTCAACTCGACGCAGCCACCGACACCCCAGGCCGACTCAGTCAAGTACGCCTCCTCGACATCTTGGCCTGGAAGTCCCAGGGCAACCCGTCCTTGGCGGCGTACTGA
- a CDS encoding Bax inhibitor-1/YccA family protein → MQRSSNPVLNRSSAFAPGQGQAYPGAAPYGQPGPYGQPGQYGGPGMPPQQYQGAPAASRPMTLDDVIVKTAVTLGVVVAAAAVSWWMVPTSLVTPVFLAGLLGAFVIGMVLSFSRKVNPALVMVYAVLEGAFLGIGSKFIANWVGDPTIVVQAVLATMVTAGLTLATYKYFNIKVTPRFTRMVVVATMGFAGVVLINLVLSLFGIGTGIAGMGAMGLLFAAIGAGLAVFNLILDFDMIEQGVRAGAPQNEAWRAAFGLTVTLVWLYWNLLRILAILRGN, encoded by the coding sequence ATGCAGAGGAGCAGTAACCCGGTCCTGAACCGGTCGAGTGCGTTTGCGCCTGGCCAAGGCCAGGCTTACCCCGGGGCGGCTCCGTACGGTCAACCGGGCCCCTACGGTCAGCCCGGCCAGTACGGCGGACCCGGTATGCCCCCGCAGCAGTACCAGGGCGCGCCGGCGGCCAGCCGACCCATGACCTTGGACGACGTCATCGTGAAGACCGCCGTGACGCTGGGTGTGGTCGTCGCGGCCGCCGCCGTCTCGTGGTGGATGGTCCCGACGAGCCTGGTGACGCCGGTGTTCCTTGCCGGTCTGCTTGGTGCCTTCGTGATCGGGATGGTGTTGTCCTTCTCGCGCAAGGTCAACCCCGCACTGGTGATGGTCTACGCCGTGCTCGAGGGCGCATTCCTCGGAATCGGCAGCAAGTTCATCGCGAACTGGGTCGGCGACCCGACGATCGTCGTGCAGGCCGTGCTGGCCACGATGGTGACGGCGGGGCTGACGCTCGCGACGTACAAGTACTTCAACATCAAGGTCACGCCGCGGTTCACCCGGATGGTCGTCGTCGCGACGATGGGCTTCGCCGGCGTGGTGCTGATCAACCTGGTGCTCAGCCTCTTCGGCATCGGTACCGGGATCGCCGGGATGGGCGCGATGGGCCTGCTGTTCGCGGCGATCGGTGCCGGTCTGGCGGTGTTCAACCTGATCCTCGACTTCGACATGATCGAGCAGGGTGTGCGCGCCGGAGCCCCGCAGAACGAGGCCTGGCGGGCCGCGTTCGGTCTGACCGTCACGCTGGTCTGGCTGTACTGGAACCTGCTGCGGATCCTCGCCATCCTGCGCGGGAACTGA